A segment of the Candidatus Brevundimonas phytovorans genome:
CCGGGTCCACAGCGCCGCATCCCGTCCATAGGTTTCGCGCATCAGCACCGCCACACGCTCGGCGTTCCGATCCATGTTGGCCAGCCAGTCATTCGCCGTCCGCGCATAGTGCGCGCCGCTCCAGGTCCAGGCCTGCTCGACCTCGAACAGGTCGGGGAACTGCCGGATCAGGCCACGGCTGGGCATGATGCCGCCGGTGAAGAAGTGCTGGGCGATGAAGTCGCCGCTGTCGGTATGGTCGAATCGATAGGGCGCGTCACGGTGGGTAAAGACGTGGATGAACATCCGCCCGTCGGGCTTCAGCCAGCCTCGCGCCCGCGTCAGCAGGGCGCGCCAGTTGGCCATATGCTCGAACATCTCGACCGAGACGATACGGTCGAAGGCGCCCGCCTCGGTCTGGAAATCGTTCATGTCGCAGGTCACGACCGTCAGATTGGTCAGGCCCCGCGCCCGCGCCTGGGCCTCGATATGGCCGCGCTGGCTGTGACTGTTTGACACGGCGGTGATCCGGGCGGCCGGATAGCGCTCCGCCATCCACAGGCTCAGCGAGCCCCAGCCGCAGCCGCAGCCCAGTTCCAGAATGGTCTGGCCATCCGCCAGTTCGGCGTGGGCGCAGGTCTCGGCCAGAGCCTTCTCCTCAGCCTGATCCAGGGTCTCGGCCCCGTCGCCATACAGGCAGCAGGAGTATTTCAGCCGCGCCCCGAGACAGATCTGGAAGAACTCGGGCGGCAACTCATAATGCTGATCATTGGCTGCGGCCGTGTGTTCGGCCACCGCCCGACGCGCCATCTCCCGCGCAAAGGCGGCCTGGTCGTGCGGCCCGTCCCGATCCAGCCGCCGGCGCGCCTCGCTCACCAGGCTGTCGATCGCGGGCCGGGTGATGAAGTCGGGAAAGGGCGCATCCTGAAGCTGACGGATGGCGGCGTTGACCAGGCTCATGAAGTTTCCATTGGCGGCAGGGACGGCCCCCTGCATACGCAGCAGCCCCGGCTTTGGATGCGGACGCTTGCTCCGTTCGCTCGCCCGCTTTATGGACGGATAAGACCGCAATATTCATCAGACGGTGAAAAAGGGAGAGCGATGCGCAAGATCTACGCTGACGTCACGTCCGCGCTGGAGGGCCTGACCTTTGACGGGATGACCGTCATGTCCGGCGGCTTCGGCCTGTGCGGTATTCCTGAAAACCTGATCGCCGGGCTGAAAGCCTCGGGCGTCAAGGGACTGACCGTCATCTCCAACAACGCAGGCGTGGACGGCTTCGGCCTGGGCCAGTTGCTGGAGACCAAGCAGATCGCCAAGATGATCTCGTCCTACGTCGGCGAGAACAAGGAGTTCGAGCGGCAATACCTGGCTGGCGAGTTGCAGCTGGAGTTCAACCCGCAGGGGACGCTGGCCGAGCGCATTCGCGCGGGCGGCGCGGGCATCCCTGCCTTCTTCACCGCCACCGGCGTCGGCACCCTGGTCGCCGAAGGCAAGGAAGTGCGCAACTTCGACGGCCGCGACTATGTGATGGAAACCGGCCTAATCGCCGACCTCGCCATCATCAAGGCCTGGAAGGCCGATGAGCGCGGCAATCTGGTCTTCCGCAAGACCGCCCGCAACTTCAACCCGATGATGGCCACCGCCGGCAAGGTGACGGTCGTCGAGGTCGAGGAAATCGTCCCGACCGGCTCGCTGGACCCCGACCACATCCACACGCCGGGCGTCTATGTCGACCGCCTGATCCAGACCGTATCCGAGAAGCGCATCGAACAGCGCACGGTCCGTCAACGCGCGACGACGGGCTCAAGTAGCGAAGCGGTAGCCCGTAAGGAGCAAGCATAATGCCTCGTACTCGCGAACAACTGGCCGAGCGCGCCGCG
Coding sequences within it:
- a CDS encoding cyclopropane-fatty-acyl-phospholipid synthase codes for the protein MSLVNAAIRQLQDAPFPDFITRPAIDSLVSEARRRLDRDGPHDQAAFAREMARRAVAEHTAAANDQHYELPPEFFQICLGARLKYSCCLYGDGAETLDQAEEKALAETCAHAELADGQTILELGCGCGWGSLSLWMAERYPAARITAVSNSHSQRGHIEAQARARGLTNLTVVTCDMNDFQTEAGAFDRIVSVEMFEHMANWRALLTRARGWLKPDGRMFIHVFTHRDAPYRFDHTDSGDFIAQHFFTGGIMPSRGLIRQFPDLFEVEQAWTWSGAHYARTANDWLANMDRNAERVAVLMRETYGRDAALWTRRWRRFYLATAGLFGNDGGRTWAVSHYLLKPAGEGLS
- a CDS encoding CoA transferase subunit A; the encoded protein is MRKIYADVTSALEGLTFDGMTVMSGGFGLCGIPENLIAGLKASGVKGLTVISNNAGVDGFGLGQLLETKQIAKMISSYVGENKEFERQYLAGELQLEFNPQGTLAERIRAGGAGIPAFFTATGVGTLVAEGKEVRNFDGRDYVMETGLIADLAIIKAWKADERGNLVFRKTARNFNPMMATAGKVTVVEVEEIVPTGSLDPDHIHTPGVYVDRLIQTVSEKRIEQRTVRQRATTGSSSEAVARKEQA